One window of the Anguilla rostrata isolate EN2019 chromosome 13, ASM1855537v3, whole genome shotgun sequence genome contains the following:
- the thumpd3 gene encoding THUMP domain-containing protein 3 isoform X2, with translation MSASGVTCNQLLGNNIPILLGERGTPNNPTAMSTIQNEPQRHEGAEEGTTAEQLSDAFTVTVGATVPTGFEHTAAEEVNEKIGADVRISKDRGRIYFEITTEDLPRVHHLKSVDNLFVVVEQYSDYQFKDTKEETLEDFQKLASKLSWTNPLEVWRVNNAVKKKRWRRKGLNGPKGKAGGDSGKDEVETVTTETEGLRLESGTPAGGSVEPEGDGALNNGAPGELDKDAEEQEEGAADPLLKFRVTCNRAGDKHNFTSNEAARDFGGAVQDFFLWKPDMTKFDIEVLLNIHNSEVVIGIALTEESLHRRNITHFGPTTLRSTLAYGMLRLCKPQVSDVVIDPMCGTGAIPLEGAMEWEHSFYLAGDNNDMAVSRTVNNIGHVHKKRQDKGSTAWGLPIDTVQWDLCHLPMRTNSVDIIVTDMPFGKRMGSRKKNWDLYPSCLREMGRVCRPGTGKAVLLTQDKKCFAKAVSKMGGLWRKSLTVWVNIGGLHAGVYLLKRTAAVFGTTPEDVREPQGASETARDTKRDE, from the exons ATGTCAGCAAGTGGAGTTACAT GCAATCAGTTATTGGGAAATAATATACCAATTTTACTGGGGGAAAGAGGTACACCGAACAATCCGACAGCTATGTCAACTATACAAAATGAACCCCAGCGCCACGAAGGTGCAGAGGAAGGAACTACTGCAGAACAACTTTCAGACGCCTTTACTGTCACTGTTGGAGCAACAGTTCCTACAGGGTTTGAACATACTGCTGCAGAGGAAGTCAATGAAAAAATAGGAGCTGATGTAAGAATTAGCAAGGACCGTGGAAGGATATACTTCGAAATAACTACAGAAGACCTGCCCCGG GTACATCATCTGAAGTCAGTTGACAACTTATTTGTGGTGGTGGAACAATACAGCGACTATCAGTTTAAAGACACAAAG GAGGAAACATTGGAGGACTTCCAGAAGCTTGCTTCCAAGCTCTCCTGGACAAACCCCCTTGAAGTGTGGAGAGTAAACAACGCCGTGAAAAAGAAGAGGTGGCGCCGTAAAGGGTTAAATGGCCCCAAGGGAAAGGCCGGTGGGGACAGTGGCAAAGACGAGGTAGAAACGGTCACCACGGAAACGGAGGGCCTCAGGCTGGAATCTGGAacgccagcaggtggcagcgtGGAGCCTGAGGGTGACGGTGCCCTGAATAACGGGGCCCCAGGCGAATTGGACAAGGATgcggaggagcaggaggaaggggCCGCAGACCCACTGCTCAAGTTCAGAGTGACTTGCAATAGGGCAGGGGACAAGCACAACTTCACCTCTAACGAAGCAGCGAGGGACTTTGGGGGAGCCGTGCAAGACTTCTTCCTATGGAAGCCAGATATGACCAAGTTTGACATCGAG GTGCTCTTGAACATCCACAATAGCGAGGTGGTGATCGGCATTGCACTGACGGAGGAGAGTCTCCACAGGAGGAACATCACACACTTTGGACCCACCACCCTGCGCTCCACCCTGGCCTATGGCATGCTCAG ACTTTGCAAGCCTCAGGTTTCTGATGTTGTAATTGACCCGATGTGTGGCACTGGAGCTATACCATTAGAG GGAGCCATGGAATGGGAGCACTCCTTCTACCTGGCAGGAGACAACAATGACATGGCAGTGAGTCGCACAGTCAATAACATTGGCCATGTCCACAAGAAGAGACAAGACAAGGGCAG CACAGCCTGGGGTCTGCCCATAGACACAGTGCAGTGGGACTTGTGCCATTTACCCATGAGGACCAACTCTGTGGATATTATTGTCACGGATATGCCCTTTGGAAAGAG GATGGGATCAAGGAAGAAGAACTGGGATCTGTACCCTTCTTGTTTGAGGGAGATGGGCCGTGTTTGCAGACCTGGAACAGGAAAGGCTGTGTTGTTGACTCAGGATAAGAAATGCTTTGCCAAG gCTGTGTCAAAGATGGGGGGACTTTGGCGGAAGTCCCTCACTGTGTGGGTAAATATAGGGGGGCTGCATGCAGGTGTGTACCTCCTCAAAAGAACCGCAGCTGTTTTTGGGACGACCCCCGAAGACGTCAGGGAGCCACAAGGAGCCAGTGAGACAGCAAGGGACACAAAGAGGGATGAATAG
- the thumpd3 gene encoding THUMP domain-containing protein 3 isoform X1 — MSTIQNEPQRHEGAEEGTTAEQLSDAFTVTVGATVPTGFEHTAAEEVNEKIGADVRISKDRGRIYFEITTEDLPRVHHLKSVDNLFVVVEQYSDYQFKDTKEETLEDFQKLASKLSWTNPLEVWRVNNAVKKKRWRRKGLNGPKGKAGGDSGKDEVETVTTETEGLRLESGTPAGGSVEPEGDGALNNGAPGELDKDAEEQEEGAADPLLKFRVTCNRAGDKHNFTSNEAARDFGGAVQDFFLWKPDMTKFDIEVLLNIHNSEVVIGIALTEESLHRRNITHFGPTTLRSTLAYGMLRLCKPQVSDVVIDPMCGTGAIPLEGAMEWEHSFYLAGDNNDMAVSRTVNNIGHVHKKRQDKGSTAWGLPIDTVQWDLCHLPMRTNSVDIIVTDMPFGKRMGSRKKNWDLYPSCLREMGRVCRPGTGKAVLLTQDKKCFAKAVSKMGGLWRKSLTVWVNIGGLHAGVYLLKRTAAVFGTTPEDVREPQGASETARDTKRDE; from the exons ATGTCAACTATACAAAATGAACCCCAGCGCCACGAAGGTGCAGAGGAAGGAACTACTGCAGAACAACTTTCAGACGCCTTTACTGTCACTGTTGGAGCAACAGTTCCTACAGGGTTTGAACATACTGCTGCAGAGGAAGTCAATGAAAAAATAGGAGCTGATGTAAGAATTAGCAAGGACCGTGGAAGGATATACTTCGAAATAACTACAGAAGACCTGCCCCGG GTACATCATCTGAAGTCAGTTGACAACTTATTTGTGGTGGTGGAACAATACAGCGACTATCAGTTTAAAGACACAAAG GAGGAAACATTGGAGGACTTCCAGAAGCTTGCTTCCAAGCTCTCCTGGACAAACCCCCTTGAAGTGTGGAGAGTAAACAACGCCGTGAAAAAGAAGAGGTGGCGCCGTAAAGGGTTAAATGGCCCCAAGGGAAAGGCCGGTGGGGACAGTGGCAAAGACGAGGTAGAAACGGTCACCACGGAAACGGAGGGCCTCAGGCTGGAATCTGGAacgccagcaggtggcagcgtGGAGCCTGAGGGTGACGGTGCCCTGAATAACGGGGCCCCAGGCGAATTGGACAAGGATgcggaggagcaggaggaaggggCCGCAGACCCACTGCTCAAGTTCAGAGTGACTTGCAATAGGGCAGGGGACAAGCACAACTTCACCTCTAACGAAGCAGCGAGGGACTTTGGGGGAGCCGTGCAAGACTTCTTCCTATGGAAGCCAGATATGACCAAGTTTGACATCGAG GTGCTCTTGAACATCCACAATAGCGAGGTGGTGATCGGCATTGCACTGACGGAGGAGAGTCTCCACAGGAGGAACATCACACACTTTGGACCCACCACCCTGCGCTCCACCCTGGCCTATGGCATGCTCAG ACTTTGCAAGCCTCAGGTTTCTGATGTTGTAATTGACCCGATGTGTGGCACTGGAGCTATACCATTAGAG GGAGCCATGGAATGGGAGCACTCCTTCTACCTGGCAGGAGACAACAATGACATGGCAGTGAGTCGCACAGTCAATAACATTGGCCATGTCCACAAGAAGAGACAAGACAAGGGCAG CACAGCCTGGGGTCTGCCCATAGACACAGTGCAGTGGGACTTGTGCCATTTACCCATGAGGACCAACTCTGTGGATATTATTGTCACGGATATGCCCTTTGGAAAGAG GATGGGATCAAGGAAGAAGAACTGGGATCTGTACCCTTCTTGTTTGAGGGAGATGGGCCGTGTTTGCAGACCTGGAACAGGAAAGGCTGTGTTGTTGACTCAGGATAAGAAATGCTTTGCCAAG gCTGTGTCAAAGATGGGGGGACTTTGGCGGAAGTCCCTCACTGTGTGGGTAAATATAGGGGGGCTGCATGCAGGTGTGTACCTCCTCAAAAGAACCGCAGCTGTTTTTGGGACGACCCCCGAAGACGTCAGGGAGCCACAAGGAGCCAGTGAGACAGCAAGGGACACAAAGAGGGATGAATAG